From Streptomyces sp. Edi4, one genomic window encodes:
- a CDS encoding LysR family transcriptional regulator: METRELRYYVAVAEELHFGRAAQRLGIAQPPLSRAIRQLERRLAATLLERRSRAVTLTEAGTVLLREARAALDAIEAAERRTRRAALAARGQADVVLAIKAGASSDLLAKLLDAYAAEPDAVTVDLLLCGIGEQERMLRDGRADVAMLHLPYDTTSGFDTEELRTEGQVLVVPARHPLAERAHVRMADVADLADLPTPRWPGRDGSYPDGPGPEARDHAQLLQLIALGRACLIAPESCQAQLHEEHAAVPVLDAPKITTVIAWPPHSRSRAVAGLVRTAARI, from the coding sequence GTGGAGACCAGGGAGTTGCGGTACTACGTCGCCGTCGCGGAGGAACTGCACTTCGGCAGGGCCGCCCAGCGGCTCGGGATCGCGCAGCCCCCGCTGTCCCGGGCGATCCGCCAACTCGAACGGCGCCTGGCGGCAACCCTGTTGGAACGCCGCAGCCGTGCCGTCACCCTGACCGAGGCCGGCACGGTGCTCCTGCGCGAGGCCCGGGCCGCACTCGACGCGATCGAGGCCGCGGAGCGCCGCACGCGCCGCGCCGCACTCGCCGCGAGGGGCCAGGCCGACGTCGTCCTCGCCATCAAGGCGGGCGCCTCCAGCGACCTGCTGGCAAAGCTCCTCGACGCCTACGCCGCCGAACCCGACGCGGTCACCGTCGATCTGCTCCTGTGCGGCATCGGCGAGCAGGAACGCATGCTGCGCGACGGCCGCGCGGACGTGGCGATGCTGCACCTCCCCTACGACACGACGTCCGGTTTCGACACCGAGGAACTGCGCACGGAGGGCCAGGTCCTGGTGGTCCCGGCCCGGCACCCCCTCGCCGAGCGGGCACATGTACGCATGGCCGACGTCGCCGACCTCGCCGATCTGCCCACGCCACGCTGGCCCGGCCGGGACGGCTCATACCCGGACGGCCCCGGCCCCGAGGCCCGCGACCACGCGCAGTTGCTCCAGCTGATCGCGCTGGGCCGCGCCTGCTTGATCGCTCCGGAGTCGTGCCAGGCTCAGCTGCACGAGGAACACGCCGCGGTGCCGGTGCTGGACGCGCCGAAGATTACGACAGTGATCGCCTGGCCGCCGCACAGCCGCTCCCGTGCCGTGGCCGGCCTGGTCAGAACCGCCGCCCGCATCTGA